The Niastella koreensis GR20-10 genome includes a window with the following:
- a CDS encoding efflux RND transporter periplasmic adaptor subunit, translating to MKKKKLVWILIGLVVLVIGLVGLKSAGVIGKDEGLKVATEKAELRNITETVNASGKVYPEVEVKVSPDISGEIVDLEVKEGDSVRKGQVLAKIYADIYSTQRNQAAAEVNRQQAMVENSRAQLESLQAALDLAKKTLDRQKQLRADNIISAAEFDQAENSYKTAQANFNAAKESIRSGQAGIASSQANLQTAAKNLSRTAVLSPMSGTVSLLNVKAGERVVGNSMMAGTEMMRIADMGIFEVQVDVGENDIPKVKLGDSALVEVDAYNNRKFKGIVTQIASSNTTASTASSTSNDVTNYKVHIRLLRDSYKDLFDPARPRYFPFRPGMNANADIQTRTKNNVLAANINAVNTREKGTDKVIGEDKDKEKPKDNSQDAPKAASTDLDEVVFVLQKDGTVKKAVVKTGIQDINNIEITEGLKAGDEIVVGPYNVISKTLKDGTKVKVVPKDKLYEVKK from the coding sequence TAGGGCTGGTGGGACTTAAAAGCGCCGGCGTTATTGGTAAAGACGAAGGGCTGAAAGTGGCCACCGAAAAAGCGGAACTCCGTAATATAACCGAAACCGTTAACGCCAGCGGAAAAGTATATCCTGAAGTAGAAGTAAAAGTAAGTCCTGATATTTCAGGTGAAATAGTTGACCTGGAAGTAAAAGAAGGCGATAGTGTTCGCAAAGGCCAGGTACTGGCAAAGATCTATGCAGATATCTATTCAACCCAGCGTAACCAGGCTGCGGCAGAAGTAAACCGCCAGCAGGCGATGGTAGAGAACAGCAGGGCACAACTGGAAAGCCTGCAGGCTGCGCTCGATCTGGCTAAAAAAACACTGGACCGCCAAAAGCAGTTGCGGGCCGATAATATAATTTCTGCCGCTGAATTTGATCAGGCAGAAAATTCTTATAAAACAGCGCAGGCTAATTTCAATGCTGCTAAAGAAAGCATTCGCAGTGGTCAGGCGGGCATAGCCAGTTCACAGGCCAACCTGCAAACAGCCGCTAAAAACCTGAGCCGTACAGCCGTGTTATCACCCATGAGCGGTACGGTTTCATTACTGAATGTAAAGGCAGGTGAAAGGGTAGTAGGTAACTCCATGATGGCTGGTACCGAAATGATGCGTATTGCCGATATGGGCATTTTTGAAGTACAGGTAGATGTGGGGGAGAACGATATTCCCAAAGTAAAACTCGGCGATTCTGCCCTGGTAGAAGTGGATGCCTACAATAACCGTAAATTCAAAGGTATTGTTACCCAGATCGCCAGCAGCAACACCACCGCCAGTACGGCATCCAGCACCTCCAACGATGTAACCAATTATAAAGTGCACATCCGTTTACTGCGCGACTCTTATAAAGACCTGTTCGATCCGGCAAGACCAAGGTACTTCCCTTTCCGCCCCGGGATGAATGCCAACGCCGATATTCAAACCCGAACAAAGAACAATGTACTGGCCGCTAACATCAATGCCGTAAACACCCGTGAAAAAGGTACTGATAAGGTAATTGGTGAAGATAAAGACAAGGAAAAACCAAAAGACAATTCGCAGGACGCACCAAAAGCAGCTTCCACAGATCTGGATGAAGTAGTGTTTGTATTGCAAAAAGATGGTACGGTGAAAAAGGCAGTTGTGAAAACCGGTATCCAGGACATCAACAATATTGAAATAACGGAAGGATTGAAAGCAGGTGATGAAATTGTAGTAGGACCTTATAACGTCATCAGCAAAACATTAAAAGACGGCACCAAGGTTAAAGTTGTGCCTAAGGATAAATTGTATGAAGTGAAGAAGTAG
- a CDS encoding NAD(P)H-dependent glycerol-3-phosphate dehydrogenase encodes MQLGIIGSGSWATALAKICTDNKQAINWCVRSEEIVNHIQQRHHNPGYLSSVYFDTNLVKLNTDIAATIAASDCILIATPSAYVTATLSDLPANAFEGKKVLSAVKGILPDNNLLLNDHLKEAFNLPLSDYFTVMGPCHAEEVASEKLSYLTFSGIDVSMAEKIAACFTTPYLNTVVNPDVYGVQYAAVLKNIYALGAGIAHGLEYGDNFLSVLIANCADEMAGFLKKVGIQHIEVGVHDGEDPVTHRKTPNYAASVYLGDLLVTCYSLYSRNRTFGNMIGKGYSVRATQLEMNMVAEGYNASKCIFLVNQQIGAEMPIAETVYRILWENVKPRKGFNLVEKTLV; translated from the coding sequence ATGCAATTGGGAATAATAGGCAGTGGGAGCTGGGCAACAGCATTGGCGAAAATTTGTACAGACAACAAACAAGCTATAAACTGGTGTGTACGGTCAGAGGAAATCGTGAACCACATACAACAACGGCATCACAATCCCGGTTATTTAAGCTCGGTATATTTCGATACAAACCTGGTAAAACTGAATACCGATATCGCCGCCACCATTGCTGCCAGTGATTGCATTTTAATTGCTACACCTTCGGCCTACGTAACCGCTACACTCAGCGATCTGCCGGCCAATGCGTTTGAAGGTAAAAAAGTACTCTCCGCCGTAAAAGGTATTCTGCCCGATAATAACTTATTGTTGAACGATCACCTGAAGGAGGCATTCAACCTGCCTTTGTCTGATTACTTTACGGTAATGGGCCCCTGTCATGCCGAGGAGGTAGCCTCGGAAAAACTATCCTACCTCACTTTTTCAGGCATAGATGTATCGATGGCAGAAAAGATAGCAGCCTGCTTTACCACCCCATATTTAAATACCGTTGTTAATCCCGATGTATACGGCGTGCAATATGCAGCCGTGCTGAAAAACATTTATGCCCTGGGCGCCGGTATTGCCCACGGGTTGGAATATGGCGATAATTTCTTAAGTGTGCTCATTGCCAATTGCGCAGATGAAATGGCCGGTTTTTTGAAAAAAGTAGGCATCCAGCATATCGAGGTGGGGGTGCATGATGGCGAAGACCCGGTGACCCACCGCAAAACACCCAACTATGCCGCATCGGTATATCTGGGCGATCTGCTGGTAACCTGTTATTCGTTGTACAGTCGTAACAGAACTTTCGGTAATATGATTGGTAAGGGATATTCGGTGCGGGCCACGCAGCTCGAAATGAACATGGTGGCCGAGGGATATAACGCCAGTAAATGTATTTTCCTGGTAAATCAACAGATCGGGGCCGAAATGCCCATAGCCGAAACCGTTTACCGCATTTTGTGGGAAAATGTTAAACCCCGCAAAGGCTTTAATCTGGTAGAAAAAACGTTAGTCTAA
- the hemW gene encoding radical SAM family heme chaperone HemW, with protein sequence MSGIYLHIPFCRQACHYCNFHFSTSLKLKNEFVDALLKEISLQKNYLPPETVNTIYFGGGTPSLLTQSALSAILQALHQQFQVAANAEITLEANPDDITEHKLQEWKQAGVNRLSIGVQSFFEEDLRWMNRAHSAKQAIDNLQLAIQYFPNITIDLIYGGPTLPDDKWQHNVQQAIAIGVPHISCYALTVEPGTALASMINKHKTAEVNTEDQARQFLLLMDWLQQAGYEHYEISNFALPGMRSRHNSSYWQGASYLGLGPSAHSFNGTSRQWNIANNALYIQSLKENKVPLEMETLTHTQRLNEYTMTSLRTIEGLDLGWIVSRFGEREANQLQRAAQPFIDSGKMRFYNNHLQLTKEGKLFADGIAAALFV encoded by the coding sequence ATGTCAGGCATTTATTTACATATCCCGTTTTGCAGGCAGGCCTGTCATTACTGTAACTTTCACTTCTCCACCTCATTGAAGCTAAAGAACGAATTTGTAGATGCTTTATTGAAAGAAATAAGCCTGCAAAAGAATTATCTGCCACCGGAAACGGTGAACACCATTTACTTTGGCGGCGGCACGCCTTCCCTGTTAACGCAGTCAGCACTGTCGGCTATTTTGCAGGCCCTGCACCAGCAATTTCAGGTGGCGGCCAATGCCGAGATCACCCTGGAAGCCAACCCCGACGACATCACTGAGCATAAGCTGCAGGAATGGAAACAGGCGGGCGTTAACCGGTTAAGCATAGGCGTACAATCTTTTTTTGAAGAGGACCTGCGCTGGATGAACCGGGCACATTCAGCCAAACAGGCAATCGACAATTTACAACTGGCTATACAATATTTTCCTAATATCACCATCGATCTTATCTATGGCGGCCCTACCCTGCCCGATGATAAATGGCAGCACAATGTGCAACAGGCCATTGCCATAGGCGTTCCGCATATCTCCTGTTATGCATTGACCGTTGAACCAGGCACCGCCCTGGCCTCCATGATAAACAAACACAAAACCGCCGAGGTAAATACCGAAGATCAGGCCCGCCAGTTTTTATTACTGATGGACTGGCTGCAACAGGCGGGCTATGAGCATTACGAGATCTCGAATTTCGCGCTGCCCGGCATGCGCAGCCGTCATAACAGCTCTTACTGGCAGGGCGCTTCTTACCTGGGACTTGGCCCTTCCGCCCACTCGTTTAACGGTACATCGCGGCAATGGAACATTGCCAACAACGCGTTGTACATACAATCGCTAAAGGAAAACAAGGTGCCTTTGGAAATGGAAACCCTTACCCACACCCAACGGTTAAACGAATACACCATGACCTCGCTGCGCACCATCGAGGGCCTCGATCTTGGCTGGATAGTAAGCCGGTTTGGGGAAAGGGAAGCAAACCAGTTACAACGGGCCGCCCAACCATTTATAGATAGTGGTAAAATGCGGTTCTACAATAATCACCTGCAACTAACCAAAGAAGGGAAACTATTTGCGGATGGTATAGCGGCAGCGCTTTTTGTCTGA
- a CDS encoding DUF4271 domain-containing protein: MKKFILLAFCCCLMMVSLAQSGKDTIPPREQRDTPGIKRDTITRKKEKDTVNHTLADTALTVARPDTADSVKTVRRPVVATRPDSVIPVASVVKEEGPEPKPTLAGFENALRDHPYFNFYGKAVLITEQLKKGSHDESMFYFLCLLLFFYGFIRIAFLKYLDNLNTLFLRVTMRHQQIRDQVLQSPLPSLFLNILFVISTGLFLSFVADYYNIVPGMNRWLLLFYCCVLLATIYMGKFILLKMVGWMFNIRSATDTYIFIVFLVNKMLGIYLLPALLFMAFAKGQFLTILMTLTYFFIAILFIYRFIIAYRPVRNEIKLSRFHFFIYLCAFEIAPLLLIYKVLLIFVERSY; encoded by the coding sequence GTGAAGAAATTCATTCTACTCGCTTTTTGTTGTTGCTTAATGATGGTGTCGCTTGCGCAAAGCGGAAAGGATACTATTCCTCCCCGGGAACAACGCGATACGCCCGGTATTAAAAGAGATACCATTACCCGGAAAAAAGAAAAAGACACCGTTAACCATACATTGGCCGATACAGCGCTTACCGTTGCCCGGCCCGATACGGCCGACAGTGTTAAAACCGTACGCCGGCCGGTTGTTGCTACCCGCCCTGATTCGGTTATACCGGTGGCCAGCGTGGTAAAAGAGGAGGGGCCGGAGCCCAAACCTACCCTGGCGGGTTTTGAGAATGCGTTGCGCGACCATCCTTATTTTAACTTTTATGGAAAGGCGGTATTGATCACCGAACAGCTGAAGAAGGGAAGCCATGACGAAAGCATGTTTTACTTTCTGTGCCTCCTGTTGTTCTTTTATGGGTTCATCCGCATCGCCTTTTTGAAGTACCTCGATAACCTCAACACCTTGTTCCTCAGGGTTACTATGCGGCATCAGCAGATCAGGGACCAGGTGTTGCAATCACCCTTGCCCTCCCTTTTCCTGAATATTCTGTTTGTTATCTCCACCGGCCTGTTCCTGAGTTTTGTGGCCGACTATTATAATATAGTACCGGGTATGAACCGGTGGCTGCTGTTATTTTATTGCTGTGTGCTGCTGGCTACTATTTATATGGGTAAGTTCATTCTGCTTAAAATGGTAGGCTGGATGTTCAATATCAGGTCAGCGACGGATACCTATATTTTCATAGTTTTCCTGGTAAATAAGATGCTGGGCATCTATTTATTACCGGCTTTACTGTTTATGGCCTTCGCAAAAGGGCAGTTTTTGACAATTTTAATGACTTTGACTTATTTCTTTATTGCTATATTATTTATTTATCGGTTTATAATAGCATACAGGCCAGTAAGAAATGAGATTAAACTGTCAAGATTCCATTTTTTTATTTACCTTTGCGCCTTCGAAATAGCACCCCTTTTATTGATTTACAAGGTGTTATTGATTTTTGTGGAAAGAAGTTATTAA
- a CDS encoding uroporphyrinogen-III synthase, giving the protein MVKNGAKNVATATNTIKRILITQPRPETDKSPYFELARKYSVELEFQPFIRLEGIPAKEFRKQKIEIPNYTAVIFTSRNAIDHFFRICEEMKISISQDTKYFCITEAVALYLQKFILYRKRKVFYGADSTNKSMFDVINKHKENEKFLYPCSENQQDNEIVSWLKANNCEFATPFMYRTISCDVKELLTKTEYDIICFFTPSGVKSLFDNVPAYQQNGTRIGAFGSNTSRAVEDAGLTLDIKAPAPQAPSMVAALEQYLAAHKKK; this is encoded by the coding sequence ATGGTTAAAAACGGGGCTAAAAACGTAGCAACAGCTACAAACACCATTAAAAGAATCCTGATTACTCAACCCAGGCCGGAAACCGATAAATCACCGTACTTCGAACTTGCCAGAAAGTACAGTGTTGAATTGGAGTTCCAGCCATTCATACGTCTTGAAGGTATTCCCGCCAAAGAGTTCCGCAAGCAAAAGATAGAAATACCTAATTATACAGCTGTAATCTTTACCAGTCGCAACGCAATTGATCACTTCTTCCGCATTTGCGAGGAAATGAAGATCAGTATTTCGCAGGATACGAAGTATTTCTGCATTACTGAAGCCGTTGCATTGTACTTGCAGAAATTTATCCTGTATCGCAAGCGCAAGGTGTTTTATGGGGCCGATAGTACGAACAAGAGCATGTTTGATGTAATAAACAAACATAAAGAGAACGAGAAGTTCCTGTACCCCTGTTCCGAAAATCAGCAGGATAATGAGATTGTGAGCTGGCTGAAAGCGAACAATTGTGAATTTGCCACCCCATTCATGTACCGCACTATCAGTTGCGATGTGAAGGAGCTGCTGACAAAAACCGAATACGACATCATTTGCTTTTTTACCCCCAGCGGCGTAAAAAGTCTTTTCGATAACGTGCCTGCCTATCAACAGAACGGCACCCGCATTGGTGCGTTCGGCAGCAATACTTCCCGCGCCGTTGAAGACGCCGGTTTAACCCTGGATATTAAGGCGCCGGCCCCACAGGCCCCGTCTATGGTAGCGGCGTTGGAACAGTACCTGGCAGCGCATAAAAAGAAATAA
- a CDS encoding thioredoxin domain-containing protein, whose translation MAKHTNRLAEETSPYLLQHAHNPVDWYPWGNEALDRAKKEDKPLLVSIGYAACHWCHVMEKESFENEETASMMNAHFINVKIDREERPDLDHIYMDAVQAMTGSGGWPLNIFLTPDGRPFYGGTYFPPKAIYNRPSWHDVLTGVANAWTEKRDDIDAQATNLTGHIVQSNSFGQQAVEGDINMDALFSKEIADTMFNNIMGTADKEEGGFGSAPKFPQTFTIGYLLRYYHKTGNEQALAQACLSLDKMIRGGLYDHLGGGFARYSTDREWLVPHFEKMLYDNALLVSVLCDAWQLTQQPLYKQAVEETLAFVERELHSPEKGFYSALDADSEGVEGKFYVWSKPEIEAILQQDAAVFCAFYDVTEGGNWEHTNILNIRKPLKQFAADNNIPEARLQELLQQGREKLLQHRAGRIRPQLDDKILLGWNALMNTAYSKAYSVFGNPQYAEVAEENMKFIMNRFTRDGLEFFHTYKKEIARYPAFLDDYAYLIQALIHLQEITGKAAYLYKAKALTQQVIDQFSEEGTGYFFYTHQGQQDVIVRKKEVYDGAIPSGNAIMAFNLQYLGVVFDMSGWKERAIEMCAGLHQAVHRYPGSFGVWASMILSIAGGIAEIAIIGKDVELVRRELLQHFIPFRVLQSAPQANNDLPLLAGKTPTPDTQIYLCKNYQCSAPVVKVSDLIRLLKNV comes from the coding sequence ATGGCTAAACACACAAACAGGCTGGCAGAAGAAACGAGTCCCTACTTGTTGCAACACGCCCATAACCCCGTTGACTGGTACCCCTGGGGCAATGAGGCGCTTGACCGGGCAAAAAAAGAAGACAAACCTTTGCTGGTAAGCATTGGGTATGCCGCCTGCCACTGGTGTCATGTGATGGAAAAGGAGAGTTTTGAAAATGAGGAAACGGCTTCCATGATGAATGCCCATTTCATCAATGTTAAGATAGATCGCGAAGAGCGGCCGGATCTTGATCATATATATATGGATGCGGTGCAGGCCATGACCGGCAGCGGCGGCTGGCCCCTGAACATCTTTCTTACCCCCGATGGCCGGCCCTTCTATGGCGGTACCTATTTCCCGCCCAAAGCCATTTATAACCGGCCTTCCTGGCACGATGTATTAACAGGCGTGGCCAATGCCTGGACCGAAAAACGAGACGATATAGATGCGCAGGCTACTAATTTAACCGGACATATAGTTCAATCCAACTCCTTTGGCCAGCAGGCTGTGGAGGGTGATATAAATATGGACGCGCTTTTTTCAAAAGAGATAGCCGATACCATGTTCAACAACATTATGGGTACGGCCGATAAAGAAGAAGGTGGTTTTGGGAGTGCCCCCAAATTTCCACAAACCTTTACAATTGGGTATTTGCTGCGTTATTACCATAAAACCGGCAATGAGCAGGCGTTGGCCCAGGCCTGCCTGAGTTTAGATAAAATGATCCGGGGCGGTTTGTATGATCACCTCGGTGGTGGGTTTGCCCGGTATTCAACCGACAGGGAATGGCTGGTGCCGCATTTTGAAAAAATGCTATATGATAACGCCTTACTGGTATCTGTGCTGTGCGATGCCTGGCAGCTGACCCAACAACCGTTGTATAAACAGGCGGTGGAGGAAACGCTGGCTTTTGTGGAAAGGGAGTTGCATTCTCCCGAAAAGGGTTTTTATTCGGCCCTGGATGCCGACAGTGAAGGGGTTGAGGGGAAGTTTTATGTATGGAGTAAACCCGAAATAGAAGCCATTTTACAACAGGACGCCGCCGTATTCTGTGCTTTTTATGATGTTACCGAAGGCGGCAATTGGGAGCATACCAACATTTTGAACATACGTAAACCGTTGAAACAGTTTGCGGCGGACAATAATATTCCCGAAGCCAGGCTGCAGGAATTGTTGCAGCAGGGGCGTGAAAAGCTGTTACAACACCGCGCGGGCCGGATAAGACCCCAGCTTGATGATAAAATATTGCTGGGCTGGAACGCGTTGATGAACACGGCCTATAGCAAGGCGTACAGTGTTTTTGGCAATCCGCAATATGCGGAAGTGGCCGAGGAGAACATGAAATTTATCATGAACCGGTTCACCCGGGATGGCCTGGAATTTTTTCATACCTATAAAAAAGAAATAGCAAGATACCCAGCCTTTTTGGACGATTATGCGTATTTAATACAGGCGTTGATCCATTTGCAGGAGATCACCGGTAAAGCAGCATATCTGTATAAGGCAAAAGCATTGACACAACAGGTAATTGACCAGTTCAGCGAGGAAGGCACCGGTTATTTCTTTTATACCCATCAGGGGCAGCAGGATGTAATTGTGCGAAAAAAAGAAGTGTATGATGGCGCAATTCCCTCAGGAAACGCAATAATGGCTTTTAATTTGCAGTACTTGGGCGTTGTTTTTGATATGTCCGGTTGGAAGGAAAGGGCCATTGAAATGTGCGCAGGACTACACCAGGCTGTACATCGCTATCCGGGATCTTTTGGCGTATGGGCTAGCATGATATTATCAATTGCAGGGGGTATTGCAGAAATAGCCATTATTGGAAAAGACGTTGAATTGGTAAGGCGCGAGCTTTTGCAGCATTTTATCCCGTTCCGGGTTCTCCAAAGTGCCCCCCAGGCAAATAATGATTTACCCTTATTAGCCGGTAAAACACCTACCCCTGATACGCAAATTTACTTATGTAAAAACTACCAGTGTAGCGCGCCTGTAGTCAAAGTATCTGACCTGATCCGTCTTCTGAAAAATGTGTAA
- a CDS encoding SUMF1/EgtB/PvdO family nonheme iron enzyme, translating into MKNLSALTALVALIATGCGKVGKSSKGLPNDGQLHGVSAAAKYNLTRPPGMVYVPPGTFHMGPSDEDVNYAYTARNKQISINGFWMDATEITNNEYRQFVQWVRDSIGATLLQYGKEVDGTFSVDWKKAKTIKWDDKATIEKIDQLILSPENRIFGKKEIDPSKLIYHSETFQLKEAAERGNAGKPRSQFIVKRNVPIYPDTLVWIRDFSYSYNEPMTKRYFVHPAFGNYPVVGVNWKQASAFCEWRTHYLNSFLESKKRPTESDFRLPTEAEWEYAARGGRSQSMFPWGNYYLRNKKGCLLANFKPGRGNYPEDGAFYTARADAYWPNDFGLYCMAGNVSEWTSSLFYEGAYNFQHDMNPDIRFDANDDAPPRMKRKVIRGGSWKDVGFFLQTSTRSYEYMDTAKSYIGFRCVIDLPAMQKKR; encoded by the coding sequence ATGAAGAACCTATCCGCCTTAACAGCGCTGGTGGCTCTGATCGCTACCGGATGTGGCAAAGTAGGAAAATCCTCAAAAGGCCTGCCCAATGATGGTCAGTTGCATGGTGTATCTGCGGCTGCAAAGTACAATTTGACCAGACCTCCAGGAATGGTTTATGTACCACCAGGGACGTTCCATATGGGACCCAGCGATGAGGATGTTAACTACGCTTATACTGCCCGTAACAAGCAAATTTCTATTAATGGTTTCTGGATGGACGCAACCGAGATCACAAACAACGAGTATCGTCAGTTTGTGCAATGGGTTCGCGACTCTATCGGCGCCACCCTGCTTCAGTATGGTAAAGAAGTAGATGGTACTTTCTCAGTTGACTGGAAAAAAGCGAAAACCATTAAATGGGATGACAAAGCGACTATCGAGAAGATCGATCAGCTGATCCTGTCGCCTGAAAACCGCATTTTCGGCAAAAAGGAGATCGATCCTTCAAAATTGATATACCATTCAGAAACATTCCAGCTGAAAGAAGCTGCTGAACGTGGAAACGCCGGCAAGCCCCGCTCTCAGTTCATTGTAAAAAGGAATGTGCCTATTTATCCAGATACCCTGGTTTGGATTCGTGACTTCTCTTATTCTTACAACGAACCAATGACCAAGCGGTATTTCGTTCACCCGGCCTTCGGCAACTACCCTGTAGTAGGTGTGAACTGGAAACAGGCCAGCGCATTCTGCGAATGGAGAACTCACTACCTGAATTCTTTCCTCGAGTCTAAGAAAAGACCTACCGAATCAGATTTCCGTTTACCAACAGAAGCAGAGTGGGAATATGCTGCCCGTGGCGGTCGTTCTCAATCAATGTTCCCCTGGGGTAACTATTATCTGAGAAATAAGAAAGGTTGCTTACTGGCCAACTTCAAACCCGGCCGTGGTAACTATCCAGAAGACGGAGCTTTCTATACTGCCCGCGCAGATGCTTACTGGCCAAACGACTTTGGTTTGTATTGCATGGCCGGTAACGTATCGGAGTGGACTTCTTCTCTGTTCTACGAAGGCGCTTACAACTTCCAACACGATATGAACCCAGACATTCGTTTCGATGCCAATGACGATGCACCTCCACGTATGAAACGTAAGGTAATTCGCGGTGGCAGCTGGAAAGATGTAGGATTCTTCCTTCAAACGAGCACCCGTAGTTATGAATATATGGATACAGCTAAGTCTTACATTGGCTTCCGCTGTGTGATTGATTTACCTGCTATGCAGAAGAAACGTTAA
- the gldL gene encoding gliding motility protein GldL has product MAGVSKSTERLVNVIVCMGAAVVIFGAWQKITHQALADFFLTAGLITEAVIFVVYAFLPPPGSEMHAIAEALPKLAGGVASSGNPAIAKMDEMFQEADITPANLARLSEGFKKLGSTVTNIADVSDVVKTTSDYTAKTKEVTVALDKMKDVYTGAAASVSSFNSAADGTKQFHEQVQVLTKNLGSLNAIYELELQDTNNHLKAMNSFYGNLVQASQTMQGSVDDAKKAHEQISKLAGNLSHLNTIYGNMLTAMSGR; this is encoded by the coding sequence ATGGCTGGAGTTTCTAAATCTACTGAAAGACTGGTAAACGTAATCGTATGTATGGGTGCTGCTGTAGTTATCTTTGGTGCCTGGCAAAAAATTACCCACCAGGCGCTTGCTGACTTTTTCTTGACTGCAGGTCTTATTACTGAGGCAGTTATCTTCGTGGTATATGCATTCTTACCCCCTCCCGGATCAGAAATGCATGCAATTGCTGAAGCATTACCAAAATTAGCCGGTGGCGTTGCTTCTTCAGGCAACCCCGCTATCGCTAAAATGGATGAAATGTTCCAGGAAGCTGATATCACACCTGCTAACCTTGCACGTTTAAGCGAAGGTTTCAAAAAATTAGGTTCTACTGTTACTAATATAGCCGACGTATCTGATGTAGTTAAAACTACTTCTGACTATACAGCAAAAACTAAAGAAGTAACTGTTGCCCTGGATAAAATGAAAGATGTTTATACTGGCGCTGCTGCTTCAGTTTCTAGTTTCAACAGTGCTGCTGATGGCACAAAACAGTTCCATGAGCAGGTTCAGGTTCTGACCAAAAATTTAGGTTCTCTGAATGCTATTTACGAACTGGAGTTACAGGATACAAACAACCACCTGAAAGCTATGAACAGCTTCTACGGTAACCTGGTACAGGCTTCACAAACCATGCAGGGCAGCGTAGATGATGCTAAGAAAGCTCACGAACAGATCTCTAAACTGGCAGGTAACCTGAGCCACCTGAATACCATTTATGGTAACATGCTCACTGCTATGTCAGGTCGTTAA